A section of the Terriglobales bacterium genome encodes:
- a CDS encoding adenylate kinase: MAAPPTGMPDAKTREVGPIILLGPPGSGKGTQAKQIVERYGVPQISTGDLLRDNVARSTELGRKAKAVMERGDLVPDELVCGMVADRLAQQDCARGFILDGFPRTIAQAEWLDKFLKTEFFDKGRMHVPPIVVDIAVGYNELLRRLAGRRSCPTCGRIYNIHFQPPRVADTCDVDGSRLLVRKDDTEEVIAERLKTYERQTLPLTDYYRRQGRLRQLDGARPVEQVTAEAFQAIEHGDRL; the protein is encoded by the coding sequence CAGCACCGCCCACCGGCATGCCGGACGCGAAGACCCGCGAGGTCGGCCCCATCATCCTGCTGGGGCCGCCGGGCTCGGGCAAGGGCACGCAGGCCAAGCAGATCGTGGAGCGCTACGGCGTCCCCCAGATCTCGACCGGCGACCTGCTGCGCGACAACGTGGCTCGCTCGACCGAGCTGGGCAGGAAGGCCAAGGCGGTGATGGAGCGCGGCGATCTGGTGCCCGACGAGCTGGTCTGCGGCATGGTGGCGGACCGGCTGGCGCAGCAGGATTGCGCCCGCGGTTTCATCCTGGACGGTTTCCCGCGCACCATCGCCCAGGCTGAGTGGCTGGATAAGTTCTTGAAGACAGAGTTCTTTGACAAAGGCAGGATGCATGTCCCCCCGATTGTGGTGGATATCGCGGTGGGATATAATGAGCTCTTGCGACGGTTGGCCGGGCGCCGCTCGTGTCCCACCTGCGGACGCATCTACAACATCCACTTTCAGCCTCCTCGCGTCGCCGACACCTGTGACGTCGACGGCAGCAGACTCCTTGTGCGCAAGGACGACACGGAGGAAGTGATTGCGGAGCGCCTGAAGACGTACGAGCGGCAGACCCTGCCCCTGACCGACTATTACCGTCGCCAGGGGCGGCTGCGGCAGTTGGACGGCGCGAGGCCGGTGGAGCAGGTCACGGCCGAGGCCTTCCAGGCGATCGAGCATGGCGATCGTCTGTAA
- the map gene encoding type I methionyl aminopeptidase, which translates to MAIVCKSPSEIERMRRSGRIVRQVLDLVAGMAQPGVSTMELERAAEKKIRELGAKPAFKGYLNYPCVLCTSVNQEIVHGIPSERRLLKAGDIVSIDCGVVLDGYYGDAAVTVAVGQPTAEVEKLLEITRASLYRAIDKARVGNTVGDLGSAVQELVEANGFSVVREFVGHGIGTKLHEDPQVPNFGLPGHGARLQEGMVLAIEPMVNAGRPGSRVLDDNWTAVTEDGSFSAHFEHCVAVTKDGPVILTE; encoded by the coding sequence ATGGCGATCGTCTGTAAGTCGCCGTCGGAGATCGAGCGCATGCGCCGCAGCGGGCGCATCGTGCGCCAGGTCCTGGACCTGGTGGCTGGCATGGCCCAGCCCGGCGTCTCCACCATGGAACTGGAGCGCGCCGCGGAGAAGAAGATCCGGGAACTCGGGGCCAAGCCCGCGTTCAAGGGGTACTTGAATTACCCCTGCGTTCTTTGCACATCGGTGAACCAGGAGATCGTGCACGGCATCCCCTCCGAGCGGCGGCTGCTCAAGGCCGGGGACATCGTCTCCATCGACTGCGGGGTGGTGCTCGACGGCTACTACGGCGACGCCGCCGTCACCGTGGCCGTGGGCCAGCCCACGGCGGAGGTGGAGAAGTTGCTGGAGATCACTCGGGCCTCGCTCTACCGGGCCATCGACAAGGCGCGCGTCGGCAACACCGTCGGCGACCTGGGCTCGGCGGTGCAGGAGCTGGTGGAAGCCAACGGCTTCAGCGTGGTGCGCGAGTTCGTGGGCCACGGCATCGGCACCAAGCTGCACGAGGACCCGCAGGTGCCCAACTTCGGCCTGCCGGGACATGGGGCGCGGCTGCAGGAGGGCATGGTGCTCGCCATCGAGCCCATGGTCAACGCCGGCAGGCCGGGCTCCCGCGTGCTGGACGACAATTGGACGGCGGTGACCGAGGACGGCAGCTTCAGCGCCCACTTCGAGCACTGCGTGGCGGTGACCAAGGATGGTCCCGTGATTCTGACGGAGTAG
- the infA gene encoding translation initiation factor IF-1 → MSKEDAIEVMATVIEPLPNAMFRVELENKHQVLAHVSGRMRKNFIRILPGDKVAVELSPYDLTRGRIVYRYK, encoded by the coding sequence ATGAGCAAAGAGGACGCGATTGAAGTCATGGCCACGGTGATCGAGCCGTTGCCCAATGCCATGTTCCGGGTGGAACTGGAGAACAAACACCAGGTCCTGGCGCACGTATCCGGGCGCATGCGCAAGAACTTCATTCGCATCCTTCCCGGCGACAAGGTCGCGGTGGAGCTTTCCCCCTACGACCTGACCCGCGGACGGATCGTGTATCGCTACAAATGA
- the rpmJ gene encoding 50S ribosomal protein L36, producing the protein MKVRASVKKVCDKCKIIHRRGVVRVICENPKHKQRQG; encoded by the coding sequence ATGAAGGTTCGTGCATCGGTCAAGAAGGTTTGCGACAAGTGCAAGATCATCCACCGCCGCGGGGTGGTGCGGGTGATCTGCGAAAACCCGAAGCATAAGCAACGTCAGGGATAA
- the rpsM gene encoding 30S ribosomal protein S13: MARIAGVDLPRQKHAVIALTYIYGIGHSRARRICAAANVDGAKKVQDLNEEEVNRIRQVIEQEGNVEGDLRKDVQMNIKRLIEIGSYRGYRHRRNLPVRGQRTHTNARTRKGPRRGTVAVRKKSAAKT; this comes from the coding sequence ATGGCACGGATTGCCGGCGTGGATCTGCCGCGCCAGAAGCACGCGGTCATCGCACTCACCTACATCTACGGGATCGGGCACTCCCGCGCCCGCAGGATCTGTGCGGCCGCCAACGTGGACGGCGCCAAGAAGGTCCAGGATCTGAACGAGGAAGAGGTCAACCGCATCCGCCAGGTCATCGAGCAGGAAGGCAACGTGGAGGGCGACCTGCGCAAGGATGTGCAGATGAACATCAAGCGGCTGATCGAGATCGGGTCGTACCGCGGCTATCGGCACCGCCGCAACCTGCCCGTTCGCGGGCAGCGCACCCACACCAACGCGCGCACCCGCAAGGGTCCGCGCCGCGGCACCGTGGCCGTAAGAAAGAAATCCGCGGCGAAGACATAA
- the rpsK gene encoding 30S ribosomal protein S11, translating to MAKPTPPPAAPGAAPGAPAAPEKKGKRKQFKKKERKNVPFAVAHIQASFNNTIVTIADPEGRVLSWKSSGSLGFRGSRKGTPFAAQQAAMNAANQAREHGVRSLEVRVSGPGSGRESAIRALAAAGLEVRMIKDATPVPHNGCRPPKRRRV from the coding sequence ATGGCGAAACCGACACCACCGCCCGCAGCACCCGGCGCCGCCCCTGGCGCTCCGGCAGCCCCGGAGAAGAAGGGCAAGCGCAAGCAGTTCAAGAAGAAGGAGCGCAAGAACGTTCCTTTTGCCGTGGCCCACATCCAGGCCTCGTTCAACAACACCATCGTCACCATCGCCGACCCGGAGGGCCGCGTGCTGTCGTGGAAGAGTTCGGGCTCGCTGGGTTTCCGCGGGTCGCGCAAGGGCACGCCCTTCGCCGCCCAGCAGGCCGCCATGAACGCCGCCAACCAGGCGCGCGAGCACGGCGTGCGCTCCCTGGAGGTACGGGTCAGCGGGCCGGGTTCGGGACGCGAGTCCGCCATCCGCGCCCTGGCCGCCGCCGGCCTGGAGGTGCGCATGATCAAGGACGCTACCCCGGTGCCGCACAACGGCTGCCGCCCGCCCAAGCGGCGGAGAGTTTAG
- the rpsD gene encoding 30S ribosomal protein S4, which produces MARYKDAVCRLCRREGMKLFLKGPKCFTDKCPVEKRNFAPGQHGKDRKAKIVGYGLQLREKQKTKRIYFTLERQFRNYFEKAARHKGVTGAVLLQQLECRLDNVVYRLGFGISRRQARQLVRHGHVDVNGRRVNIPSFQVAPGDEITLRERSRKLPVVASAQEFTSHQTLPAWLELDRENLKGRVTALPRREDINLPVNEQLIVELYSK; this is translated from the coding sequence ATGGCACGCTACAAAGACGCAGTCTGTCGCCTTTGCCGCCGCGAAGGCATGAAGCTGTTCCTCAAGGGGCCGAAGTGCTTCACCGACAAGTGTCCGGTGGAGAAACGCAATTTCGCTCCCGGCCAGCACGGCAAGGACCGCAAGGCCAAGATCGTGGGCTACGGTCTGCAGTTGCGCGAGAAGCAGAAGACCAAGCGCATCTACTTCACGCTGGAGCGGCAGTTCCGCAACTACTTCGAGAAGGCGGCGCGCCACAAAGGCGTGACCGGCGCGGTCCTGCTGCAGCAACTGGAGTGCCGGCTCGACAACGTGGTCTACCGCCTGGGCTTCGGCATCTCCCGGCGCCAGGCGCGCCAGCTGGTGCGCCACGGCCACGTGGACGTGAACGGGCGGCGCGTGAACATCCCCTCGTTCCAGGTCGCGCCCGGCGACGAGATCACGCTGCGCGAGCGCAGCCGCAAGCTGCCCGTGGTCGCCTCGGCGCAGGAGTTCACCAGCCACCAGACCCTGCCGGCCTGGCTGGAGCTGGACCGCGAGAACCTCAAGGGACGGGTCACGGCCCTGCCCAGGCGCGAAGACATCAACCTGCCGGTCAACGAACAGTTGATCGTCGAGCTGTACAGCAAGTAA